The Mycobacterium seoulense genome has a window encoding:
- a CDS encoding class I SAM-dependent methyltransferase, producing the protein MTSTGKVDFTGVRWGSVEWTNLVTLYLRAHESRSSRPILGDAAAAEAVDRIDYDFKRIHRSSLPASNQYLVALRAQQLDDWCAAFLGRHPEAVVLHLGCGLDGRAFRLAVPPSVSWFDVDQPGVIELRRRLYADSERYRMIGSSVTDPGWLDQIPTGCPTLVIAEGLLMYLTEQHVRQLLRRMTDRFDCGEMHFDTLSALAPLLSKVFTRGIIKWGIRDARELQTWNPRLRLLEQTSTLAGYQRIESTAVRSIYRLMWYAGARNYDVLNRFEF; encoded by the coding sequence ATGACTTCGACGGGCAAGGTCGACTTCACCGGTGTGCGGTGGGGCTCGGTGGAATGGACCAACCTCGTCACCCTGTATCTACGCGCTCACGAAAGCCGGTCGAGCCGGCCGATTTTGGGGGACGCGGCAGCCGCGGAAGCGGTGGACCGGATCGACTACGACTTCAAGCGAATCCACCGGAGTTCGCTGCCGGCGTCGAACCAGTATCTGGTCGCGTTGCGGGCGCAACAACTCGACGACTGGTGCGCGGCGTTTCTGGGGCGTCATCCCGAAGCGGTGGTGCTGCACCTGGGTTGCGGCCTGGACGGCCGCGCCTTCCGGCTCGCCGTGCCGCCGTCGGTCTCGTGGTTCGACGTCGACCAACCCGGTGTCATCGAGCTGCGCCGGCGGCTCTACGCCGACAGCGAGCGCTACCGGATGATCGGCTCGTCGGTGACCGATCCCGGTTGGCTGGACCAGATCCCGACCGGGTGTCCCACCCTGGTCATCGCCGAGGGCCTGCTGATGTACTTGACCGAGCAACACGTGCGGCAGCTTCTGCGGCGGATGACCGACCGATTCGACTGCGGTGAAATGCATTTCGACACGCTATCGGCGCTGGCGCCGCTGCTGTCGAAGGTGTTCACCAGGGGAATCATCAAGTGGGGCATTCGAGACGCGCGGGAGCTGCAGACGTGGAATCCCAGGCTGCGGTTGCTCGAGCAGACGTCGACCCTGGCCGGCTATCAGCGAATCGAATCGACGGCGGTGCGGTCGATCTACCGGTTGATGTGGTACGCGGGCGCGCGCAACTACGACGTGCTCAACCGCTTCGAGTTCTGA
- a CDS encoding fatty acid desaturase family protein has translation MTTAVKRVGESPLSRLGEQELEKLAKEFDAIHDEVFADLGDRDRRYIKNVISAQRQIVVAGRVLLLASRSKTAWLLGTACLSMAKILENMEIGHNVMHGQWDWMNDPDIHSSVWDWDTASTAESWKHSHNYIHHTFTNILGKDKDLGYEIMRIDPNQKWAPRYLGQPIYNLLLTLLFEWGVAVHDMDIDAIRKREKPWSEVRKDLRGIGVKARAQIYKDYLGWPAISAGAFALAQLALRGRLEQPAKSRLGRRLRKISSGGRTGAAATLLDKVAPGVESTYLRTLAADALANVVRNVWAHAIIFCGHFPDQTYTFTQEEVENETRGGWYVRQLLGAANIEGSPLFHIISGNLGYQVEHHLYPDMPSSRYSEIAPQVKDICERYELPYNSGRFGKQWLMVHRSIFRLAFPGGKPRPKPGPYHGNVHRPDPERPSEGTRFRDRVPAEHPAAGPEHEGTGVQVQPPPRGKD, from the coding sequence GTGACAACTGCCGTGAAGAGGGTTGGGGAGTCACCGCTTTCCCGCCTGGGGGAACAAGAACTGGAAAAGCTCGCGAAGGAATTCGACGCGATCCACGACGAGGTGTTCGCCGATCTCGGCGATCGCGACCGCCGTTACATCAAGAACGTGATCTCGGCGCAACGGCAGATCGTGGTGGCCGGCCGGGTGCTGTTGCTGGCGTCCCGCTCGAAGACCGCGTGGCTGCTGGGCACCGCCTGCCTTTCCATGGCCAAGATCTTGGAAAACATGGAGATCGGCCACAACGTGATGCACGGGCAATGGGACTGGATGAACGATCCCGACATCCACTCCTCGGTCTGGGACTGGGACACGGCGTCGACCGCCGAGTCGTGGAAGCACTCCCACAACTACATCCATCACACCTTCACGAACATCCTCGGCAAGGACAAGGATCTCGGCTACGAGATCATGCGCATCGACCCCAACCAGAAGTGGGCCCCGCGCTACCTGGGCCAACCGATCTACAACCTGCTACTGACGCTCCTGTTCGAGTGGGGTGTGGCCGTCCACGACATGGACATCGACGCGATACGTAAACGCGAGAAGCCGTGGTCGGAGGTGCGCAAGGACCTGCGCGGTATCGGCGTCAAGGCGCGCGCGCAGATCTACAAGGACTACCTCGGCTGGCCGGCCATCAGCGCCGGCGCCTTCGCGCTCGCCCAGCTGGCCTTGCGCGGCCGGCTCGAGCAGCCGGCCAAGTCCCGGCTGGGCAGGAGGCTGCGCAAGATATCCAGCGGCGGCCGCACCGGCGCCGCGGCGACCCTCCTGGACAAGGTCGCTCCGGGCGTCGAGAGCACCTACCTGCGCACGCTCGCCGCCGACGCGCTGGCCAACGTCGTCCGCAACGTGTGGGCGCACGCGATTATCTTCTGCGGCCACTTCCCGGATCAGACCTACACGTTCACGCAGGAAGAGGTCGAGAACGAGACGCGCGGCGGTTGGTATGTACGCCAATTGCTCGGTGCCGCGAACATCGAGGGCAGCCCGCTGTTCCACATCATCAGCGGCAATCTCGGTTACCAGGTCGAACACCACCTCTACCCGGACATGCCGAGCAGTCGATACTCCGAGATCGCGCCGCAGGTCAAAGACATCTGTGAGCGCTACGAACTGCCGTACAACTCCGGGCGGTTCGGGAAACAGTGGCTGATGGTGCACCGCAGCATCTTCCGCTTGGCCTTTCCCGGGGGAAAGCCGCGGCCGAAGCCCGGTCCCTACCACGGCAACGTCCATCGTCCCGACCCCGAGCGGCCGAGCGAGGGCACCCGGTTCCGCGACCGCGTCCCGGCCGAGCACCCGGCCGCGGGCCCCGAACACGAGGGCACCGGCGTCCAGGTGCAACCGCCACCGCGCGGCAAGGACTGA
- a CDS encoding molybdopterin-dependent oxidoreductase, which yields MHGIRRSDIEDTEPTGDSGGYGFPARVWRVLDEHPPPGVARAQRWRSPLRGPWLTSVFGSVLLVTLPIVVVTGLLSYIAYGPRFGQAIPGDVGWLKLPTFDWPTNPSWLYRLTQGLHVGLGLVLIPVVLAKLWSVIPRLFAWPPARSIAQLLERVSLLMLVGGVLFEIVTGVLNIQYDYVFGFSFYTAHYFGAWVFIAGFVVHIAIKIPAMWSGLRSISPRDVLRTGRAATAAQAWEPDGLVAADPAPPTMSRRGALALVGGGALFMAVITAGQTLGGFARPAALLLPRGRTRGDGPNDFEINRTAAVAGISAGDTGERWRLTLSGGPRAVALDRAALSAMPQHTAVLPIACVEGWSTTQTWTGVRLADLARLAGVPTPDSARVSSLERSGAFGRATLQGSQVLHPDALLALRVNGTDLSPDHGFPARIVVPALPGVHNTKWVESIAFHVAANA from the coding sequence ATGCACGGCATCCGCAGATCCGATATCGAAGACACCGAGCCGACGGGTGATTCCGGCGGGTACGGGTTTCCGGCGCGGGTGTGGCGCGTGCTGGACGAGCACCCGCCGCCGGGCGTCGCGCGGGCGCAACGGTGGCGCAGCCCGCTGCGGGGACCGTGGCTGACCTCCGTGTTCGGCTCGGTGCTGCTCGTGACCCTGCCGATCGTCGTCGTCACGGGCCTGCTGTCCTACATCGCCTACGGGCCGAGGTTCGGGCAGGCCATCCCGGGCGACGTCGGCTGGCTGAAGCTGCCGACGTTCGATTGGCCCACCAACCCGTCATGGCTCTACCGGTTGACCCAGGGACTGCACGTCGGGCTGGGGCTGGTGCTGATCCCGGTGGTGCTGGCCAAACTGTGGTCGGTGATCCCCAGGCTGTTCGCGTGGCCGCCCGCGCGATCGATTGCCCAACTGCTGGAACGGGTTTCGCTGCTGATGCTGGTCGGTGGCGTACTCTTCGAAATCGTCACGGGCGTGCTGAACATCCAGTACGACTACGTCTTCGGCTTCAGCTTCTACACCGCGCATTACTTCGGCGCGTGGGTGTTCATCGCGGGGTTCGTCGTGCATATCGCGATCAAGATCCCGGCCATGTGGTCGGGCCTGCGCTCGATCTCACCGCGCGACGTCCTGCGCACCGGGCGCGCCGCGACCGCAGCCCAGGCGTGGGAACCGGACGGACTGGTCGCCGCGGACCCGGCCCCGCCCACGATGAGCCGCCGAGGCGCCCTGGCGCTCGTGGGTGGCGGTGCGCTGTTCATGGCGGTCATCACCGCGGGCCAGACCCTGGGCGGCTTCGCGCGGCCGGCCGCGCTGCTGCTGCCGCGTGGCCGCACCCGCGGGGACGGGCCCAACGACTTCGAGATCAACCGGACCGCCGCGGTGGCCGGCATCTCCGCCGGGGACACCGGCGAACGCTGGCGGCTCACGTTGAGCGGCGGACCCCGCGCCGTCGCACTGGACCGCGCCGCGCTCTCGGCCATGCCACAGCACACCGCCGTGCTGCCGATCGCCTGCGTGGAAGGCTGGTCCACCACCCAAACCTGGACGGGGGTGCGGCTGGCGGACTTGGCCCGGCTGGCCGGCGTTCCCACACCGGACTCGGCGCGCGTCTCCTCGCTGGAGCGCTCGGGCGCGTTCGGCCGCGCGACGTTGCAGGGGAGCCAGGTGCTGCACCCCGACGCGCTGCTCGCGCTGCGCGTCAACGGAACGGACCTTTCCCCGGACCACGGCTTCCCGGCGCGCATCGTCGTGCCGGCGCTGCCCGGGGTGCACAACACCAAGTGGGTGGAGTCCATTGCCTTCCACGTGGCCGCAAATGCATAG
- a CDS encoding nitronate monooxygenase — protein sequence MLAQFGMSIPLVAAPMAGGPTTPAMVSAANRAGAFGMLAAGYKTVEAVEAELKQVRAEAIPFGINLFAPNPLPVDPESYRAYAAVVQRDADQFGLTLPPDPIEDNDRFDEKIALLLDDPVPMVSFTFGIPPRGVITDLRKADTVVVQTVTTPEEAAQARDAGVDMLAVQEVAAGGHSGTLSPRKPLAAVPIAELVERIVATIPLPVLAAGGLATPTAVAEVIRAGAAAAAVGTVLLRADESGASATHQAALTDPTYTETVLTHAFTGRPARGLRNAFIDAHEAHAPLGYPALHHLTSPLRKAAAAAGRPDYVHLWAGTGYRHATAEPAAEILQRLASGL from the coding sequence ATGCTGGCTCAGTTCGGGATGTCCATTCCGCTCGTCGCCGCCCCGATGGCCGGCGGCCCGACCACGCCCGCGATGGTGTCGGCGGCGAACCGCGCCGGCGCCTTCGGCATGCTCGCCGCGGGTTACAAGACCGTGGAGGCGGTCGAAGCCGAGCTCAAGCAGGTCCGCGCGGAGGCAATCCCGTTCGGCATCAACCTGTTTGCGCCCAACCCGCTCCCGGTCGACCCCGAGAGCTACCGGGCTTATGCCGCGGTCGTTCAGCGCGACGCCGACCAGTTCGGCTTGACGTTGCCGCCGGACCCGATCGAGGACAACGACAGATTCGACGAGAAGATCGCGCTGCTGCTCGACGACCCGGTCCCGATGGTGTCGTTCACCTTCGGCATTCCACCCCGCGGCGTGATCACTGACCTGCGCAAGGCCGACACCGTCGTGGTCCAGACGGTGACCACACCCGAGGAGGCGGCGCAGGCGCGCGACGCCGGGGTCGACATGCTCGCCGTGCAGGAGGTGGCCGCCGGTGGGCACTCCGGCACGCTCTCGCCGCGAAAGCCGTTGGCGGCGGTGCCGATTGCCGAGCTCGTGGAGCGGATCGTCGCGACGATCCCGCTGCCCGTGCTGGCCGCTGGCGGGCTCGCCACTCCCACCGCGGTCGCCGAGGTGATCCGCGCCGGCGCGGCCGCGGCGGCGGTCGGGACCGTTCTGCTGCGCGCCGACGAAAGCGGCGCGTCGGCCACCCACCAGGCGGCCCTGACCGATCCCACGTATACCGAGACGGTGCTCACGCACGCCTTCACCGGCCGCCCCGCCCGCGGGCTGCGCAACGCGTTCATCGACGCCCACGAGGCGCACGCGCCACTGGGCTACCCCGCCCTCCATCACCTCACCAGCCCGCTGCGCAAAGCCGCGGCCGCGGCGGGGAGGCCCGACTACGTGCACCTGTGGGCGGGCACCGGATACCGGCATGCCACCGCGGAACCCGCGGCCGAGATCCTGCAGCGGCTGGCCTCAGGGCTGTGA
- a CDS encoding SDR family oxidoreductase produces MAGIDGQVVAITGASSGIGEATALLLAERGARVVLGARRVDRLDDAARRIRERGGQAVTCETDVSRREHLVRLVAAAAGEFGRLDVLVSNAGISKVGPMSDLDVDGWSAMIDVNLRGVLHGIAAALPVFRRQQRGHFVTTVSTAGLKIVPTMAVYAATKNAVRTVMEGLRQESTDGVIRTTSISPGFVDTQLDSSIDDPEARAQIRRNMTEFGLPPAAVARAIAFAVEQPPDVEIGDITIRPTVQG; encoded by the coding sequence ATGGCGGGGATCGACGGGCAGGTGGTGGCCATCACCGGGGCAAGCAGTGGCATCGGGGAGGCGACCGCTCTGCTGCTCGCCGAGCGCGGAGCGCGGGTGGTGCTGGGCGCCCGGCGGGTCGATCGGCTCGACGACGCCGCGCGACGGATACGCGAGCGCGGCGGGCAAGCCGTCACCTGCGAGACCGATGTCTCGCGACGTGAACACCTCGTGCGGCTCGTCGCCGCGGCCGCCGGCGAGTTCGGCCGGCTCGACGTTCTGGTGAGCAACGCCGGCATCAGCAAGGTCGGGCCGATGTCCGATCTCGACGTCGACGGGTGGTCGGCGATGATCGACGTCAACCTGCGGGGCGTGCTGCACGGGATCGCCGCGGCGCTGCCGGTGTTTCGGCGCCAGCAACGCGGCCACTTCGTCACGACGGTGTCGACCGCGGGGCTCAAGATCGTCCCCACCATGGCGGTGTACGCCGCCACCAAGAACGCCGTTCGCACCGTGATGGAGGGACTGCGCCAGGAATCCACCGACGGTGTCATCCGGACCACGTCGATCTCACCGGGATTCGTCGACACCCAACTGGACAGCTCCATCGACGACCCGGAGGCGCGCGCGCAGATCCGGCGCAACATGACCGAGTTCGGCCTGCCGCCGGCCGCGGTGGCGCGGGCCATCGCCTTCGCCGTCGAACAGCCGCCCGACGTCGAGATCGGCGACATCACCATCCGGCCGACGGTCCAGGGCTAG
- a CDS encoding class I adenylate-forming enzyme family protein: MQTAGSPAFTDGDSARFRAAGFWSDTTLSDAVRRNAQLAPDRLAYVDHPGTALTWRELDRAATGLAEQLAGAGISPGDRVAVWHGDSAALHVLFVAIERCGAVVVGIGARAGTREVAAILRGARPKILISDRQRGDAAAAVANELSLPTLGLSADAGTPRLDVPVRPRPLADGIRLGPDDVFLINSTSGTTGLPKCVVHTQNRWHYFHQKAVANGRLTPADTFLPVIPTPFGFGLWTSHTTPIYLGATAVLLDRFSTRATCEAISEHRVSVLCCVSTQLTMLMADPATRDHDLSSLRVVFTGGEALPYRPAAEFEELTGAKILQFYGSNETGLLSATTVDDPRERRLRTGGRIVPEMAVRLFDGDRDVTETGRGQPACRGPATSLGYLGGTDHDKLFTRDGWMRMGDICEIDAEGYLTVTGRTSDFILRGGKNISATQVEDAVATHPAIAVAAAVAMPDPVFGEKVCLYAELVDSATVDLPELTEHLLALGVSKELLPERLIVVDELPRSSGGKVAKGRLREDIRARMEGRS, from the coding sequence ATGCAGACCGCGGGCTCGCCGGCATTCACCGACGGGGATTCGGCCCGGTTCCGGGCCGCCGGCTTTTGGTCTGACACGACTCTGTCGGACGCGGTGCGCCGTAACGCCCAACTGGCACCGGATCGTCTCGCCTACGTCGACCATCCTGGAACCGCGCTAACTTGGCGCGAACTCGATCGTGCTGCAACAGGTCTGGCGGAACAGCTGGCCGGAGCGGGGATTTCGCCCGGTGACCGGGTGGCGGTGTGGCACGGCGACTCCGCCGCCCTGCACGTGCTCTTCGTGGCCATCGAGCGCTGCGGGGCCGTCGTCGTCGGCATCGGCGCCCGGGCGGGCACCCGTGAGGTCGCCGCGATACTGCGCGGCGCGCGGCCGAAGATCTTGATCAGCGATCGGCAACGCGGCGACGCGGCGGCGGCTGTCGCCAACGAGCTTTCGCTGCCCACCCTGGGCTTGAGCGCCGATGCCGGCACGCCGCGATTGGACGTCCCGGTGCGGCCCAGGCCGCTGGCCGATGGAATCCGCCTGGGGCCCGACGACGTCTTTCTCATCAACTCCACCTCCGGGACCACTGGCCTGCCCAAGTGCGTGGTGCACACGCAGAATCGTTGGCACTACTTTCACCAGAAGGCCGTCGCCAACGGCCGGCTGACGCCGGCCGACACCTTCCTGCCGGTCATCCCGACGCCGTTCGGCTTCGGGCTCTGGACCAGCCACACCACGCCGATCTACCTCGGCGCGACCGCGGTGCTCCTGGACCGGTTCAGCACCAGGGCAACCTGCGAGGCCATATCCGAGCATCGGGTCAGCGTGTTGTGTTGCGTCAGCACCCAATTGACCATGCTGATGGCTGACCCCGCCACCCGCGACCACGACCTGAGCTCGCTGCGGGTCGTGTTCACCGGGGGCGAGGCGCTGCCCTACCGGCCCGCCGCCGAGTTCGAGGAGCTCACCGGCGCCAAGATTCTGCAGTTCTACGGTTCGAACGAAACCGGGCTGCTCAGCGCCACCACGGTCGACGACCCGCGCGAACGCCGGCTGCGCACCGGCGGCCGGATCGTCCCCGAGATGGCGGTGCGGCTCTTCGACGGGGACCGGGACGTCACCGAGACGGGACGGGGACAGCCCGCGTGCCGCGGCCCGGCGACCAGCCTGGGCTATCTGGGCGGGACCGATCACGACAAGCTGTTCACCCGGGACGGGTGGATGCGCATGGGCGACATCTGCGAAATCGACGCCGAGGGTTATCTGACGGTCACCGGGCGAACGTCGGATTTCATCCTGCGCGGCGGGAAGAACATCAGCGCGACCCAGGTCGAGGACGCCGTCGCGACCCATCCCGCCATCGCGGTTGCCGCGGCGGTCGCGATGCCCGACCCGGTGTTCGGCGAAAAGGTCTGCCTCTACGCCGAACTCGTCGACTCGGCCACCGTGGACCTGCCCGAGCTGACCGAACACCTGCTGGCGCTGGGGGTGTCCAAGGAGCTGTTGCCCGAACGGCTCATCGTGGTCGACGAGCTCCCGCGGTCATCCGGCGGGAAGGTTGCCAAAGGCCGGCTCCGCGAGGATATTCGAGCCAGAATGGAGGGGAGATCATGA
- a CDS encoding SHOCT domain-containing protein has product MKTKVVVLLAGAMLALVLLTRYFALSRAGLPLGWMLYLGLPITAAGVLFALRLIDLGTGWTTKGGTVPHSGGSHAHPPALPPSGPPPYDRLKQLEDLHDRGAISDTEYSARRLHIIADM; this is encoded by the coding sequence ATGAAGACCAAGGTCGTCGTGCTGCTGGCCGGCGCGATGCTCGCGCTCGTGCTCCTGACGCGTTATTTCGCGCTGAGCCGAGCCGGCCTGCCGTTGGGCTGGATGCTCTATCTCGGTCTGCCGATCACCGCCGCCGGCGTGCTGTTCGCGCTGCGCCTCATCGACCTGGGCACGGGGTGGACCACCAAGGGCGGCACCGTGCCGCACAGCGGCGGCAGCCACGCTCACCCGCCCGCGCTCCCGCCGTCCGGGCCGCCGCCCTACGACCGCCTCAAGCAGCTGGAGGATCTGCACGACCGGGGCGCCATCTCCGACACCGAGTACAGCGCCCGGCGGCTACACATCATCGCCGACATGTAG
- a CDS encoding GbsR/MarR family transcriptional regulator: protein MSPEEAEFADRMGLFFELLGATRTMGRVYGWLLICDPPSQSLTQLAEALSVSKASISTVARQLLEGGMVERLPSPNRQHLYRVTPGGFTSVLETQLSLMRLGIEPAEFALSVLGEDRAAQRRRVEDFRDFCEFCTNAYRDQLMQMWTEYRAARRKP, encoded by the coding sequence ATGTCGCCGGAAGAGGCCGAGTTCGCCGACCGCATGGGGCTGTTCTTCGAGCTTCTCGGGGCCACTCGCACCATGGGCCGGGTGTATGGGTGGCTACTGATCTGCGATCCACCCAGCCAATCGTTGACTCAGCTGGCCGAGGCGTTGTCGGTCAGCAAGGCCTCGATCAGCACCGTCGCCCGGCAACTGCTGGAAGGCGGCATGGTGGAGCGATTGCCCAGCCCGAACCGTCAACACCTCTACCGCGTCACGCCAGGTGGGTTCACCAGCGTTCTGGAAACGCAGTTGTCCCTGATGCGGCTGGGGATCGAGCCCGCCGAGTTCGCCCTGTCCGTGCTGGGTGAGGACCGTGCCGCTCAGCGCCGGCGCGTCGAGGATTTCCGCGATTTCTGCGAGTTCTGCACCAATGCCTACCGCGACCAGCTCATGCAGATGTGGACCGAATATCGGGCGGCAAGGAGAAAGCCATGA
- a CDS encoding amidohydrolase family protein, with amino-acid sequence MKSIDELAADLNFTTAKTGGQRSVTFLPDPPRAPRRYTVISVDDHIVEPPDTFAGRLPRKFADRAPKVVETDSGGQTWVYDGRELPNVGFNAVVGRPVAEYGFEPVRFDEMRRGAWDIHERVKDMDLNGIYASLNFPSFLPGFAGQRLQQVTSDRDLALASVRAWNDWHLEVWAGSYPERIIPCQLPWLLDPELGAQMIYENAERGFHAVTFSENPAMLGLPSIHSGHWDPIMAACAETDTVVNLHIGSSGSSPSTTDDAPPDVQGVLFFAYAISAAVDWLYSGLPSRFPGLKICLSEGGIGWVAGLLDRLDHMLSYHAMYGTWQALGESLTPAEVFTRNFWFCAVEDKSSFVQRDRIGVDNIMLEADYPHCDSTWPHTQQTIHEQIGDLPADVIHKFSWENASRLYRHPVPAEVQRDPEAF; translated from the coding sequence ATGAAATCGATCGACGAGCTGGCCGCCGACCTGAACTTCACCACTGCCAAGACCGGCGGCCAACGCTCGGTCACGTTCCTGCCGGACCCGCCGCGGGCGCCCCGGCGCTACACGGTGATCTCGGTCGACGATCACATCGTCGAACCACCGGACACTTTCGCCGGGCGGCTGCCCCGCAAGTTCGCCGACCGGGCACCCAAAGTCGTCGAGACCGACAGCGGGGGACAGACCTGGGTCTACGACGGCCGGGAACTGCCCAACGTCGGCTTCAACGCCGTCGTCGGCCGGCCGGTTGCGGAGTACGGGTTCGAACCGGTCCGGTTCGACGAAATGCGCAGGGGCGCATGGGATATCCACGAGCGCGTCAAGGACATGGACCTCAACGGCATCTACGCCTCGCTCAACTTCCCGTCCTTCCTGCCCGGGTTCGCCGGCCAGCGGCTGCAGCAGGTGACCAGCGACCGCGACCTCGCGCTGGCCTCGGTGCGGGCGTGGAACGACTGGCACCTCGAGGTCTGGGCGGGCTCCTATCCCGAACGGATCATCCCCTGCCAGCTGCCGTGGCTGCTGGATCCGGAGCTCGGCGCGCAGATGATCTACGAGAACGCCGAGCGCGGGTTCCATGCGGTGACGTTCAGCGAGAACCCGGCGATGCTGGGGTTGCCGAGCATTCACTCCGGGCACTGGGACCCGATCATGGCGGCGTGCGCCGAGACGGACACGGTCGTGAACCTGCACATCGGCTCGTCGGGGTCCTCGCCGTCGACCACCGACGACGCGCCGCCGGACGTGCAGGGCGTTTTGTTTTTTGCCTACGCGATCTCCGCGGCGGTCGACTGGCTGTATTCCGGCCTGCCCAGCAGGTTCCCCGGCCTGAAGATCTGTTTGTCGGAGGGCGGAATCGGCTGGGTCGCCGGGCTGCTCGATCGCCTCGACCACATGCTCAGCTACCACGCGATGTACGGCACCTGGCAGGCGCTGGGCGAGAGCCTGACGCCCGCGGAGGTTTTCACGCGGAATTTCTGGTTCTGCGCCGTGGAGGACAAATCGTCGTTCGTGCAACGCGACCGCATCGGCGTAGACAACATCATGCTGGAGGCCGACTACCCGCATTGCGACTCCACCTGGCCGCACACCCAGCAGACGATCCACGAACAGATCGGCGACCTGCCCGCCGACGTGATCCATAAGTTCAGTTGGGAGAACGCATCCCGCCTGTACCGCCACCCGGTGCCGGCGGAGGTGCAGCGCGATCCCGAGGCGTTCTAG
- a CDS encoding class II aldolase/adducin family protein, translated as MNAPDARRGGLEVWAPSVVPPLGTELSDEQALAVAFRHLAGIGFAENMAGHITWQPDGRTEMLVNPWGLWWQEITASDICVVDADARVLRGRWDVTPAIHIHTELHRVRDDARVVIHNHPYYVCVLAALGRLPELVHQTGSLFLDDLCLVDTYDGEIDSPARAAELAARIGTANLTILANHGVIATGRNLAEAVYRAASIERVCKLAYDVLLTGIEPVAMKWSDMAGMQRSLVERAADVYWAGAARMTIKADPGVLA; from the coding sequence ATGAACGCTCCTGACGCGCGGCGGGGCGGCCTGGAAGTCTGGGCGCCGTCGGTGGTTCCCCCGCTCGGGACCGAGCTGTCCGACGAGCAGGCGCTCGCCGTGGCCTTCCGCCACCTGGCCGGCATCGGATTCGCCGAGAACATGGCGGGACACATCACCTGGCAGCCGGACGGTCGCACGGAGATGCTCGTCAACCCGTGGGGGTTGTGGTGGCAGGAGATCACCGCGTCCGACATCTGTGTGGTCGACGCCGACGCGCGGGTGCTGCGCGGCCGCTGGGACGTCACCCCGGCGATCCACATCCACACCGAGCTGCACCGCGTCCGCGACGACGCCCGGGTGGTCATCCACAACCATCCCTACTACGTCTGCGTGCTCGCGGCGCTGGGCAGGCTGCCCGAGTTGGTGCACCAGACCGGTTCGCTGTTCCTCGACGATCTCTGCCTGGTGGACACCTACGACGGCGAGATCGACAGCCCCGCGCGCGCGGCGGAACTGGCCGCCCGCATCGGCACCGCCAACCTGACCATCCTGGCCAACCACGGCGTCATCGCGACCGGCCGCAACCTGGCCGAGGCCGTCTACCGGGCGGCGTCGATCGAGCGGGTATGCAAACTGGCCTACGACGTGCTGCTCACCGGCATCGAACCGGTGGCCATGAAGTGGTCGGACATGGCCGGCATGCAGCGGTCGCTCGTCGAACGTGCGGCCGACGTGTACTGGGCGGGGGCGGCCAGAATGACCATCAAGGCCGATCCCGGCGTGCTCGCGTGA